A part of Saccharomonospora amisosensis genomic DNA contains:
- a CDS encoding metallopeptidase family protein: MATARSSRQRRRHRRDRHGRGLRGPLYPATLPAAASRAEKFDALVLDALEPIEARWRHELTKLDVAVDDVPEVRTELPETQADGLLLDGSVPISRLVPAGVDKTGLPTRARIVLYRRPLEARAKDPTELADLVHDVLVEQVASYLGVEPDIIDGG, translated from the coding sequence GTGGCTACGGCTCGGAGTTCGCGACAGCGGCGGCGGCACCGCCGCGACCGGCACGGTCGCGGCCTGCGGGGGCCGTTGTATCCCGCTACGCTGCCCGCCGCGGCCAGCCGCGCCGAGAAGTTCGACGCGCTGGTGCTCGACGCGCTGGAACCGATCGAGGCCCGCTGGCGGCACGAGCTCACCAAGCTGGACGTGGCGGTTGACGACGTGCCGGAGGTACGCACGGAGCTGCCCGAGACGCAGGCCGACGGCCTGTTGCTCGATGGCTCGGTGCCCATTTCCCGGCTGGTGCCAGCGGGCGTCGACAAGACCGGCCTGCCTACGAGAGCCAGGATCGTGCTGTACCGCAGGCCGCTCGAGGCACGCGCGAAGGACCCGACAGAACTGGCGGACCTGGTCCACGACGTGCTGGTGGAGCAGGTGGCCAGCTACTTGGG
- a CDS encoding phosphomannomutase/phosphoglucomutase has translation MSDLSAIVKAYDIRGVVGEQLNEDLVTDFGAAFALLIKPDSPSVVIGHDMRESSPGLADAFARGVTSQGLDVVMIGLASTDELYFASGRLNMPGAMFTASHNPARYNGIKLCRAGAAPVGQESGLAEIRDTVEQGVPEFAGQPGTVTERDMLADYAQYLRTLVDLRGIRPLKVVVDAGNGMAGHTVPAVLGQGLPIEIVQLYFELDGSFPNHEANPLDPANLVDLQAKVREVGADVGLAFDGDADRCFVVDGDGQPVSPSAVAALVAVRELAKEPGATIIHNLITSKAVPEIVSEHGGNPVRTRVGHSFIKEKMAETGAIFGGEHSAHYYFRDFWRADTGMLAAMHVLAALGEQDRPLSELARRFNRYAASGELNSTVEDQVARQLAVKDAFADRSGVSIDELDGLTVDLGERGWFNLRASNTEPLLRLNVEGPDDASVKALTDEVLSIVRG, from the coding sequence GTGTCAGACCTGTCGGCCATCGTGAAGGCCTACGACATCCGGGGTGTCGTCGGTGAGCAGTTGAACGAGGACCTGGTCACCGACTTCGGGGCGGCGTTCGCGCTGCTCATCAAGCCGGACTCGCCGTCTGTGGTCATCGGCCACGACATGCGGGAGTCCTCGCCCGGCCTCGCGGACGCGTTCGCGCGTGGCGTCACCTCACAGGGTCTCGACGTCGTGATGATCGGACTGGCGAGCACCGACGAGTTGTACTTCGCCTCCGGCCGGTTGAACATGCCGGGTGCGATGTTCACCGCCAGCCACAACCCTGCCCGGTACAACGGCATCAAGCTGTGTCGTGCGGGTGCCGCGCCAGTGGGGCAGGAGTCCGGCCTCGCCGAGATCAGGGACACCGTCGAGCAGGGTGTTCCCGAGTTCGCCGGCCAGCCGGGCACGGTGACCGAGCGCGACATGCTCGCCGACTACGCGCAGTACCTGCGCACGCTGGTCGACCTTCGCGGCATCCGACCGCTGAAGGTGGTCGTCGACGCGGGCAACGGCATGGCGGGGCACACCGTGCCCGCCGTGCTTGGGCAGGGCCTGCCCATCGAGATCGTGCAGCTGTACTTCGAGTTGGACGGCAGCTTCCCCAACCATGAGGCGAACCCGCTCGACCCGGCCAACCTTGTCGACCTGCAGGCGAAGGTTCGTGAGGTCGGCGCCGACGTGGGACTGGCCTTCGACGGCGACGCCGACCGCTGCTTCGTGGTGGACGGTGACGGCCAGCCGGTTTCACCCAGCGCCGTCGCCGCGCTCGTCGCCGTGCGCGAACTGGCCAAGGAGCCGGGTGCCACGATCATCCACAACCTCATCACGTCCAAGGCCGTGCCCGAGATCGTCAGCGAGCACGGCGGCAACCCAGTGCGCACGAGGGTGGGTCACTCCTTCATCAAGGAGAAGATGGCGGAGACCGGTGCGATCTTCGGTGGCGAGCACTCCGCGCACTACTACTTCCGCGACTTCTGGCGTGCCGACACCGGCATGCTCGCTGCCATGCACGTGTTGGCCGCGCTGGGGGAGCAGGACCGCCCGCTGTCGGAGCTCGCAAGGCGGTTCAACCGGTACGCGGCCTCCGGGGAACTCAACTCGACGGTGGAGGACCAGGTCGCGCGACAGTTGGCCGTCAAGGACGCTTTCGCGGATCGGAGCGGGGTGAGCATCGACGAACTGGACGGGCTGACCGTCGACCTCGGCGAGCGCGGCTGGTTCAACCTGCGGGCCTCCAACACCGAGCCGCTGCTGCGCCTCAACGTGGAAGGCCCCGACGACGCTTCCGTGAAGGCCCTCACCGACGAGGTGCTGTCGATCGTTCGCGGTTAG
- a CDS encoding Trm112 family protein codes for MAVTIDAGLLEILACPSPDHAPLTPGSPDDPDADALTCTACGRVFPVRDGIPVLLLDEATPPTKGDERESRDESSPDGA; via the coding sequence ATGGCGGTCACCATCGATGCGGGCCTGTTGGAGATTCTGGCATGCCCTTCGCCGGATCACGCGCCGCTGACGCCAGGCTCGCCGGACGACCCGGACGCGGACGCACTGACCTGCACGGCGTGCGGCCGGGTGTTCCCCGTGCGCGACGGTATCCCCGTGCTGCTGCTCGACGAGGCGACGCCCCCGACGAAGGGCGACGAGCGAGAATCCCGTGACGAATCCAGCCCAGACGGTGCTTGA
- a CDS encoding DUF3499 domain-containing protein, producing MPSVRKCSRTGCLEPAVATLTYAYSDSTAVVGPLATASEPHSYDLCEAHALRLTAPRGWEVVRHEGEFAAPEPSSDELTALAEAVREAGRTDRAPAPAEQPETGSGRRGHLRVLPGRA from the coding sequence GTGCCGAGCGTGCGGAAGTGTTCGCGGACGGGCTGCCTTGAGCCCGCGGTCGCCACGCTGACCTACGCCTACAGCGACTCCACGGCAGTGGTGGGGCCGCTCGCCACAGCATCCGAGCCGCACTCCTACGACCTTTGCGAGGCGCACGCGCTGCGGCTGACCGCGCCGAGGGGCTGGGAGGTCGTACGGCACGAGGGCGAGTTCGCGGCGCCGGAGCCGTCCAGCGACGAGCTCACCGCGCTCGCCGAGGCCGTCCGAGAGGCAGGCCGCACCGACCGCGCTCCCGCCCCCGCAGAGCAGCCTGAGACCGGCTCCGGCAGGCGTGGCCATCTGCGCGTGCTGCCCGGCCGCGCCTGA
- the manA gene encoding mannose-6-phosphate isomerase, class I, with product MTVELLRNAVRPYAWGSRTTIPELLGRPVPAPHPEAELWMGAHPGDPSRVVGVDGTERSLLDVVESDPVGQLGERCASRWGGRLPFLLKILAVEEPLSMQAHPSARQAAEGHAREEAAGIPRDAANRNYPDPTAKPELVCALTEFHALAGFRDPNRTVELLKAIDTPGLTKYTELLAAQPDPDGLRTLFTTWITLPQPALDRLLPEVLDACVHHVKEHGEFDTECRTVLGLGEAHPRDAGVLAALLLNRLTLSAGEAIYLPAGNLHLYLHGTAVEILANSDNILRCGLTPKHVDVPELLRVVDFACGDMPVLRGEPRGRMAVYRTDAPEFELSRIAWDAGDRGELELRGTGPEILLCTAGELLLCSDDGTKVELRRGESVWLPACEAEVRLRPVTAGPAHLFRATAGTCTDLP from the coding sequence TTGACGGTGGAACTGCTGCGCAACGCGGTACGGCCGTACGCATGGGGCTCCAGGACGACGATCCCGGAGCTGCTCGGCAGGCCGGTGCCCGCGCCGCACCCGGAGGCCGAGCTGTGGATGGGCGCCCACCCGGGCGACCCGTCGCGCGTGGTGGGTGTGGACGGAACCGAGCGCAGCCTGCTGGACGTCGTCGAGTCCGACCCGGTCGGCCAGCTCGGCGAGCGATGCGCGAGCCGCTGGGGCGGCAGGCTGCCGTTCCTGCTGAAGATCCTCGCGGTCGAGGAACCGCTGTCGATGCAGGCGCACCCGTCAGCGCGGCAGGCGGCGGAGGGGCACGCACGCGAGGAAGCCGCAGGCATCCCGAGGGACGCGGCCAACCGCAACTACCCCGACCCGACGGCGAAACCTGAGCTGGTGTGCGCGCTGACGGAGTTCCACGCGCTCGCCGGGTTCCGCGACCCCAACCGCACGGTGGAACTGCTGAAGGCGATCGACACGCCGGGCCTGACCAAGTACACCGAGTTGCTCGCGGCACAACCCGATCCCGACGGCCTGCGGACGTTGTTCACCACGTGGATCACCCTGCCGCAACCCGCGCTGGACCGGCTGCTTCCTGAGGTGCTCGACGCGTGTGTGCACCACGTCAAGGAGCACGGTGAGTTCGACACCGAGTGCCGTACCGTGCTCGGTCTTGGTGAGGCCCACCCCCGTGACGCGGGGGTGCTCGCCGCGCTGCTGCTGAACCGGCTGACGCTCAGCGCGGGCGAGGCCATCTACCTGCCCGCGGGAAACCTGCACCTCTACCTGCACGGCACCGCCGTTGAGATCCTGGCCAACTCCGACAACATCCTTCGCTGCGGGCTGACGCCCAAGCACGTCGACGTGCCGGAACTGCTGCGGGTGGTCGACTTCGCGTGCGGCGACATGCCGGTGTTGCGTGGCGAGCCACGGGGCCGGATGGCCGTCTACCGCACCGACGCGCCGGAGTTCGAGCTGTCTCGGATCGCGTGGGACGCCGGTGACCGCGGCGAGCTGGAACTGCGAGGCACCGGCCCGGAGATCTTGCTGTGCACGGCGGGTGAACTGCTGCTGTGCTCCGACGACGGCACCAAGGTCGAACTGCGCAGGGGAGAGTCGGTGTGGCTGCCCGCCTGTGAGGCGGAAGTGCGGCTGCGCCCGGTCACGGCAGGACCCGCACACCTGTTCCGGGCCACGGCCGGTACCTGCACCGACCTGCCGTGA
- a CDS encoding AfsR/SARP family transcriptional regulator yields MTRFGVLGPLTATSVTGEQVRLRGQRQRALLAMLLCHEGELVPVDRLVEALWPETPPKSYASNLHTYVSRLRERLGGIDIRHESRGYRLLAHPGDLDLRMFRLKAAEGRRAMREGDFATAVACLRHALAQWRGPAALADVHVPQLAALTAALDAERLTVLEDCLDAELDLGRHTEVVGELEGFLAEHPLRERAAAQLMLALRRGGRQADALAVYTRTRSRLVEELGVEPGAELRRAQAMVLSGDDEENRARSAATATAAATATTTTAPWPICQLPLDLNDFFGRRTELATITELLTAGEGTVPVTVVSGEPGSGKSALAARAAHRVRAAFPDGQLFVHLAGASAPRDPADVLADLLRALGVAGPTIPDDPQARAAAYRGRLTDRRVLVVLDDAASPEQVRPLLPGTPGCAVLVTSRFRFSGLDGAYRVPLGPFTDAESTALLERIVGKQRVTAEPAAAGRIAAACGNLPLALRIAGTRLAMRPNLRLSALADRLDDERNRLDELAVSDRQVRTSIALSYHALSPAARDAIRALALCGDISAPAWAIAVLIGRPGADAVIEELVEASLLAPISTDSTGEPRYRLHDLVRVFAREQQDQLHSGEEQVRTVRGIVDATLGLTDAAARQLPWTVPLPMRSPAGLPPQPLPRETVARLVDDAQAWFAAEQANLVTVIDSIFRIGWHHKAVMILERLGAYLWLRGQYAEMRDCHERLRLRARRAGERRIEAWAEANIAVLVHARGEHDEAERRYRRCAALLSELGERGTAAWITGNLAGCLIGLGRPQEALDIADRALKLLGTDQVGVQHVELIKAEAFNRLGRLDESVRACRRTLAAARLSGDPLRIALALHGLSWSLALRGELETAHELAEESVSLLRPLPVRSALARSLRTLGAIRAGLRRRQGAMAAYTEAHLLASELDERPRQLSCGRAIAAAMIGEGKVAEAIATLRDCLTEFRQMGSVASVVITLRVLARAYEVVGEDGLAERAAAEADRLGNPSDASAVTLVALLLELTRDAGRALVGTRPAPPPVSDWL; encoded by the coding sequence ATGACCAGGTTCGGAGTGCTGGGGCCACTCACCGCCACGAGCGTCACTGGGGAACAGGTTCGACTGCGGGGACAGCGACAGCGCGCGTTACTGGCGATGCTGCTGTGCCACGAGGGAGAACTCGTGCCGGTGGACCGGCTCGTGGAGGCCTTGTGGCCGGAAACCCCACCCAAGTCCTACGCCTCGAACCTGCATACCTACGTCTCACGCCTACGCGAGCGCCTCGGCGGGATAGACATCCGCCACGAGTCCAGGGGTTACCGGCTGCTGGCCCACCCCGGCGACCTGGATCTGCGGATGTTCCGGCTGAAGGCTGCCGAGGGCAGGCGCGCGATGCGGGAAGGGGACTTCGCGACCGCCGTTGCGTGTCTGCGCCACGCACTCGCACAGTGGCGTGGCCCTGCCGCGCTCGCCGACGTCCACGTGCCGCAACTCGCCGCACTCACGGCCGCGCTCGACGCCGAACGCCTCACCGTGCTGGAGGACTGCCTCGACGCCGAACTCGACCTCGGCCGACACACCGAGGTCGTCGGCGAACTCGAGGGTTTCCTGGCCGAGCACCCGCTGCGTGAGCGCGCCGCCGCACAACTGATGCTGGCGCTGCGTCGCGGCGGCAGGCAGGCCGACGCGCTCGCCGTCTACACCAGGACCCGGTCGCGGCTGGTCGAGGAGCTGGGAGTGGAGCCGGGCGCGGAGCTGCGCCGCGCACAGGCGATGGTGCTCAGCGGGGACGACGAGGAGAACCGGGCCCGAAGCGCCGCGACGGCGACCGCCGCAGCCACCGCGACCACGACCACGGCGCCATGGCCGATCTGCCAGCTGCCTCTTGACCTCAACGACTTCTTCGGAAGGCGAACCGAACTCGCCACCATCACCGAACTGCTCACGGCAGGCGAAGGAACCGTGCCGGTCACCGTTGTCAGCGGCGAGCCGGGATCGGGCAAGAGCGCGCTGGCCGCTCGGGCGGCTCACCGGGTGCGCGCGGCGTTTCCCGACGGCCAGCTGTTCGTACACCTCGCCGGGGCGAGCGCGCCGCGCGACCCGGCCGACGTGCTGGCCGACCTGCTGCGCGCGCTCGGGGTTGCCGGACCGACCATCCCGGACGATCCGCAGGCCAGGGCCGCCGCCTACCGGGGAAGGCTCACCGACCGCAGGGTGCTGGTCGTGCTCGACGACGCCGCGTCACCGGAGCAGGTGCGGCCGCTGTTACCGGGCACGCCCGGCTGTGCCGTGCTGGTGACGAGCAGGTTCAGGTTCAGCGGGCTCGACGGCGCCTACCGGGTGCCGCTCGGCCCGTTCACCGATGCCGAATCCACCGCGCTGCTCGAACGCATTGTCGGCAAGCAGCGCGTCACTGCCGAACCCGCGGCGGCCGGGCGAATCGCGGCCGCCTGCGGCAACCTGCCGCTCGCCCTGCGGATCGCGGGCACCCGGCTGGCGATGCGCCCGAATCTGCGACTGTCGGCCCTGGCCGATCGGCTGGACGACGAGCGCAACCGGCTGGACGAACTCGCCGTCAGCGACCGGCAGGTGCGCACCAGCATCGCGCTCAGCTACCACGCGCTGAGCCCGGCGGCTCGCGATGCCATCCGCGCACTGGCGCTGTGCGGTGACATCAGCGCGCCCGCATGGGCGATCGCGGTGCTGATCGGCCGTCCTGGAGCCGACGCGGTGATCGAGGAACTGGTGGAGGCCAGCCTGCTCGCCCCGATCAGCACCGACAGCACAGGCGAGCCGAGGTACCGGCTGCACGATCTGGTGCGGGTATTCGCGCGGGAGCAGCAGGACCAGCTCCACAGCGGCGAGGAGCAGGTGCGGACCGTGCGCGGGATCGTGGACGCCACGCTCGGGCTCACCGACGCGGCCGCGCGGCAGTTGCCGTGGACCGTTCCGTTGCCGATGCGTTCACCGGCCGGCCTGCCACCGCAGCCGTTGCCGAGGGAGACCGTCGCGCGGCTGGTGGACGACGCGCAGGCGTGGTTCGCGGCCGAACAGGCGAACCTGGTGACGGTCATCGATTCGATCTTCCGGATCGGCTGGCACCACAAGGCGGTCATGATCCTCGAACGGCTGGGCGCCTACCTGTGGCTTCGTGGTCAGTACGCGGAAATGCGGGACTGCCATGAGCGGCTGCGCCTGCGGGCGCGCAGGGCGGGCGAGCGCAGGATCGAGGCATGGGCGGAGGCCAACATCGCCGTGCTGGTGCATGCCCGGGGCGAGCACGACGAGGCAGAGCGAAGGTACCGGCGGTGCGCGGCGCTGCTGAGCGAGCTGGGCGAGCGCGGCACAGCGGCGTGGATCACGGGCAATCTGGCAGGCTGCCTGATCGGTCTCGGCAGGCCGCAGGAGGCACTAGACATCGCCGACAGGGCACTGAAGCTGCTCGGCACCGACCAGGTGGGCGTGCAGCACGTCGAGCTGATCAAGGCGGAGGCGTTCAACCGGCTCGGCAGGCTGGACGAGTCGGTCCGTGCCTGCAGGCGAACGCTCGCCGCGGCACGGTTGTCCGGCGACCCGCTGCGGATCGCGCTGGCCCTGCACGGGCTTTCCTGGTCGCTGGCACTGCGCGGAGAACTGGAAACGGCACACGAACTGGCCGAGGAGTCGGTTTCACTGCTGCGGCCGCTACCCGTGCGTTCCGCGCTGGCTCGTTCGCTACGAACGTTGGGCGCCATCCGTGCCGGTCTGCGGCGGCGGCAGGGCGCCATGGCCGCCTACACCGAGGCTCACCTGCTGGCAAGCGAACTCGACGAGCGACCGCGACAACTGTCGTGTGGCCGGGCGATCGCTGCCGCGATGATAGGTGAGGGAAAGGTGGCCGAGGCCATCGCGACGCTGCGGGACTGCCTCACCGAGTTCAGGCAGATGGGAAGCGTCGCATCGGTGGTGATCACGCTGCGGGTGCTCGCCAGGGCCTACGAGGTGGTGGGTGAGGACGGGCTCGCGGAGCGCGCTGCCGCGGAGGCCGATCGGCTCGGCAACCCCTCCGACGCCAGCGCGGTCACCCTGGTCGCACTGTTGCTTGAGCTGACGCGAGATGCCGGACGCGCGCTCGTCGGCACGCGCCCGGCACCACCCCCTGTCAGCGATTGGCTTTGA